The following proteins are encoded in a genomic region of Paenibacillus sp. FSL H3-0469:
- a CDS encoding amidase: MLLHKVSLTEMMSRIQEPGYSPETVLDPYLERYRQLEPHIHAFVPEDGIEGRLDSEKALLQRIYSADERKPALFGIPVAIKDLLHVDGLPTRAGSQLSAERLTGAQGSLVTKLRALGAVIAGKTVTEEFAYNGPIATRNPHNTAHTPGGSSAGSAAAVAAGLCPLAVGTQTLRSVIAPASFCGVVGFKPSYDRVPLDGVLLFSPSFDTVGFFTQNLPDMEAAAALLVPSWQNRSAEVSRKPVLGIPKGVYMELMSAEVKGVFQAQISGLEQLGYEVRYVQMPWEDELIYGNAMLRFIEGELAREHEDRFAEHRVEYGVPVQEAILRGQQIPEEELEQYRTRQRELRRDLMELMEQEGIDLWVSPAQGGTAPKIEERNTGWAGMPAVWGFAGVPTVSLPAATLEGLPLGFQCIGRYGEDELLLAWARQLWPQLAEE, from the coding sequence ATGCTGCTTCACAAGGTATCCCTGACAGAAATGATGAGCCGGATTCAAGAGCCCGGATATTCACCTGAAACTGTGCTTGACCCGTACTTGGAGCGTTACAGACAGCTTGAGCCGCATATCCATGCGTTTGTCCCTGAGGATGGGATTGAAGGGCGTCTGGATTCGGAAAAAGCTTTGCTGCAAAGGATTTACAGCGCAGATGAACGAAAACCGGCCCTATTCGGCATTCCTGTAGCCATTAAGGACCTGCTCCACGTGGACGGCTTGCCGACCCGGGCGGGATCGCAGCTATCCGCTGAGCGGTTAACCGGCGCCCAGGGGTCTCTGGTTACCAAGCTGCGTGCCCTCGGGGCCGTGATTGCAGGCAAGACGGTGACCGAGGAATTTGCTTACAACGGACCGATTGCAACGCGTAACCCGCATAACACCGCACATACTCCCGGCGGGTCCAGTGCAGGCTCCGCCGCAGCGGTGGCTGCAGGGCTCTGTCCGCTGGCTGTGGGCACACAGACGCTGCGTTCGGTGATCGCTCCGGCGTCCTTTTGCGGGGTGGTCGGGTTCAAGCCCAGCTATGACCGGGTTCCGCTGGATGGGGTGCTGCTGTTCTCGCCGTCTTTTGACACGGTAGGGTTCTTCACGCAGAATTTGCCTGATATGGAGGCAGCGGCGGCCTTGCTTGTCCCAAGTTGGCAGAACCGCTCTGCCGAAGTCTCCCGCAAGCCGGTTCTGGGTATCCCTAAGGGAGTCTATATGGAGCTGATGAGCGCAGAAGTCAAAGGGGTGTTCCAGGCTCAGATCTCAGGGCTTGAACAGCTTGGATATGAAGTCCGTTACGTCCAAATGCCGTGGGAGGATGAACTCATCTACGGAAATGCCATGCTGCGTTTCATTGAGGGGGAGCTGGCACGGGAGCATGAAGATAGATTCGCGGAACATAGAGTAGAATACGGCGTTCCCGTGCAGGAAGCGATCCTTAGAGGACAGCAGATTCCGGAGGAGGAGCTGGAGCAGTACCGCACCCGGCAACGGGAGCTGCGGCGTGATCTGATGGAGCTTATGGAGCAGGAGGGGATCGACCTGTGGGTCTCTCCGGCCCAAGGGGGGACTGCGCCGAAGATCGAGGAGCGGAATACGGGCTGGGCTGGGATGCCTGCGGTCTGGGGGTTCGCGGGAGTGCCTACGGTCAGTCTGCCTGCGGCAACGCTTGAAGGCCTGCCGCTCGGCTTCCAGTGCATAGGAAGATATGGAGAAGACGAGCTGCTGTTAGCCTGGGCGCGCCAGCTATGGCCGCAGCTGGCTGAGGAGTAA